caatttttcttctgtATGCCTAACTTTTTTAATGGCATAATACCTACTATCTAATGTATTACGAGCTTTAACGACTTGCCCAAATGCACCTTTACCAAGAACAGCAATTTCTTCGAAATCTGATTCATATCTTGATTTTGTTGTAGTATTAATAGAATGAAATCTCGAACCGACGTTAAAAGATCTACGCCGTATTCCACTTGATTGAGAAAATGTTCTTGATTTTGAGCTAAATGCCTCCGATGATCGTCTATTTGAACCCAAACCTTCTccatttgaaataattaaatttttaggTAGTTGATCAATGTTTGttcttaaaaatttcatagGTAATAATTCTAGAGGGCCTAATCTTTTTTTGGGATCAGTATCTaacattttttcaaataaatcatataaactatcatcaatatttacattttcaaaaaattcttgtGGTGAAGAATAATCCTGCACTGTGTCGACaccattaataatttgcAAAAAAGTGACACCTAATTGCCAAATATCAGTAGTTCGATATATTTTTGCACTATTAGTtgaagtattatttttcaattcaggAGGTCTCCATTGCAAAACTGGTAATTCACTGGTTGGTAAATGCTTATTTGGATAGCTTGAAAgcatatttaaaatagtaAAACCATATGAGGGACACATTAGTTTTGGGATTGTCGTACCAAAATCTGTATCATTGACTAGCAGAATAGTTTGCAATGTTATAAACTTATGATATACTCCCACTTTATGTAAGGCTTCTAAACCTTCTAGAATACGAATCATCCATATTCTTGCTGTTGATAAATTCACGTATCCTACTGAAGTCAAGACATCATTTAATGAGTAAGAATAAGAATACTCTGATAATAGACGAATTTTCCAAACAAAATTTGAACTATTTTTACCTTTTCTTTCTATTGTATAGGCATATAACTTATTAACATTATCATGATCTACTTTTAGCAACGAATCTAATTCCTTTTCTAAGTTAGAAATCTCCTTTTTACCATTACTTGTATTAAAATGTGGATGATCTAAATCAATTTcagttaataaataataaaagttttCCATAAGTTCTGATGTCATTAACAAGTCTGTTAAAGGTGAGTCTGGTGGAATATATGGTTTAACAAGATAATTACTAGCTAATGACAGAATGCCATTTTGCAACATTATTGGCCGAGGATTAACCACCGCTCTAAATTTATAAGATGAATTATTCGGTAGCTTTGCCCTAATTGgttttgaaaaaacaattgCTTCTCCAGAAGAGACCCAACCTTGAGGAGGTAATAAATCAATCGGTGCTGaatgattaaaaaaagtttcatcatcatcatcttgtcttttttcaatttcttttcttacGATTTCATCAATATGGCGTTGTTCTGAAGctcttttcaattcaagCATTTGTGATCTTTCCAcatcttcttttttcaacctttcttcttcttctttcaaACGTTGGAACCTTTCTTCTTCCAATGATTGAGGATTTGccatattttgaaattcatCTAATTTCTCTTGAACAAGTGAagtaatttcaaaaatatattcttggCCGTTAGCATTtttatgaatttttttaaattcttctgTCAATAATCTCAATTGACTATCTAAAACATTATTAACGTTTTCAAAAGTAATTTCTGGAGCAGTATGAGGATACATGGGTGTTAATGCAATATGTAACGTAAGCGTGGATTCTTCTGGCTCCTTTTCAGTTGATCGGAGGgaaatttcaaagataATCTGTGGTTGTTTATCCCATTTGGATTTTTTCCTCGttaaatcttcaaaatcGTCCATATAAATGGATCGTATTGCctctaattcattattttgaatttcataATATTCTTGTAAAGTAAGGAGTTTATATGACATTGGAACATAACCTGTAcaaagtatttaaaaaaaattaaacgaaataattataatagcaatattaatttgtaTTAGCAACTTTAGAATTTTGTAATGCTGTAAAATGCAAAAGGGGATAAAAATCTTAAATCTAGAAAACGAACGAAGTCAGATTTTACTTTTGTTTCTATGGTATATTTAATTGGAATATATGACCACACTCTCTTTAATCAAAATTCTAACGGTACgattgttttaaattagatatttctatttttcaatttttagaaaagcttatttattcaaatccCATTTTGAAGATCTACCAATAACATTTATCGTATCTTTATCTGTCCTTAGATCGAAAGGAATGTCTAACTATTTCCGAACTTTAGATAATCCGAAATAATAGtgtgttttattattacccGGTATGTGATATCACTTGATAGCGCTATGTAAATAATAGACTCTTAATAtagatttaaatgaatGACATATAAACATATCGGTATCCTTAGGAATCActaaattagaatattgATATCATACAATATAGAAGtatatagatttttttaacaaatattcTGTATAGActcatttaaattagtaGTATTCATTTGCTTTTATCTTCTTTCTAACTGGAACTCATCTGCTTGAGCCATATCATGACTCAAAGCTTCTTGAGGAGTTAATACTTGTGAATCATCCAATAGAGGTTTGAAACAATTGATTGAATTTATACTTGGAAAATACAATCTATAAACATGTTTAGCAATAAACCAACCCATGATGGCACCTATGATAACGTCGACGAAGTGATGCCTATAATCTTGAGTTCTAGTTAGAGCTATTAATGAGGCTCCCAACAATGGTAACCAAGAAATAATCTTTCTCCAAATACCAAGTTGGTTATTCcatattattagttgaCCAGCAATCcaatatgataaaaatgTCAAACCTGCAAAACTTTCACAAGAATGACCTGAAGGTGTGGTTCTATAACCTTCCAAGACAACACTTCTATCGGGATTCAAACAAATATCATCTGCCCTATAATAGACATTAGGTAGAGCATCCATTGAAGGTTGACAACGAACAATAAAATCAGGTCTACATCTACcgatataatttttaataaaattggaaaataaacAAGTGGCAATAAATGCCATCCCTTGACctaataaagaaatgtACAGTAAATACCATCTATGTTGAGTATTTGCTAAGAGAAGCACAATAAAACATATGATACCAATTGGTATTATCAAACTGTAAACAAATAAGTCTAAATCCGACACTTGCTGAGGATCTTTAAACGGATGATTTAATGttatatcattaattaaaaattgtcTTTGGAATGGTTCGATTCTATAGACAAAGACATTTAAAATAACCAATACTATTAATACAAACAAATCGTTGACTTTCCATTTTGTTATATTATGTGAGGTTGCTAGGGGCAAATTCAAGGTAAACCTATCAAGTATGACCATTTGTATAGAGAGTATTCAATATCAAAActcttttaaaatctttctttttattattagtagttttattattatataaatatagcTAATTTTAAGTGTACAAGttataacaataaaaaaatgtatttaaaattaaaatttaatcgagaaaataaagtaagaaaaaaaaacgaaatattttacttaaaaattattgaactTTTTCTGTAATTCTTCTGTTACCAAGCCAACGTCATCTAAATTCCTCCCTCCCATCTCcccaaattattattcaaagaTTGTTATAAATTAGCATTTTTTTGCctttataaaatacaaaataatacttaCACAAGCTCGTGGGGTAGGTATTATGATAAGACCAAATTTTATAAGATAATGCGATATATATAAGGATCTCATAGAAGCCTTTAGATCCGTTAGATTGCTTATTTAATCAATTGGCCACAGATCTCTTTACGATTAGACtattttgttaaatattttaattaattaaaacgTTGTGAATCCCTTAGATATTTTGGAGACTAATTTCGGAAAACTAATATATCTCCGTCGGATAAATTGTGCTAATGATTTTATCCGACGGAAATAATTTGCACTActaaagaattgaaaattgaaaaattagcGTGTTAATGCCATAGCAATATAAAGAACAtatgtataaatatatatatacatattaaaaagttttaaactttaatttctggaataataatcaaaattacTAGACCATTAACtaataaaactattatttATGTCGGATGACTCTAGTAACTCCAGAAGTAATTCCTTCTTGGTTGGTTTACCAGGTGATAAATCAATGGTTGTAGCAGGGCAGGCTGTAAGATTCATTCTATCCAGTATTGAAAGTCAAAATACAATTATATCCAGAGCTAAATTGGTTTCTATATTAGGTGATGCTAGAAAAGAACAAAATTGTTCACGTATCCCATTTTCTAAAAGTTTTGAAGAgatcaatttcattttacAAGATACATACGGAATGAGATTGTATGGATTACCCAATAAGAAATCCAATAATTCTACAAGTACTCAAAATAACAAGAATAATAACGAtcaaaagaagaatatcAATTTAGTCGAGAATACTATTAATGAATCTAATTCTATAGAACATAGTAAGTGTAATCAATTTATTGTATTAGATGAATTATCCGAAACATCAAAAACACCaaaatttcaagaattGCTCATGACACAAACTCAAGATATGTATGAAgaatctattattaatggtGAGTACGTGACTGAAGATATGGGTATTGAGAACGATGGTACGTTTGAGACTTCATTAAGTAATGATAAAGATGTCGTATTTAAAGGAGTTTTGACTATTATCTTATCGattgttttttattctaaaaACACTCTC
This DNA window, taken from Henningerozyma blattae CBS 6284 chromosome 3, complete genome, encodes the following:
- the TBLA0C03190 gene encoding phosphatase PAP2 family protein (similar to Saccharomyces cerevisiae DPP1 (YDR284C); ancestral locus Anc_5.297), translating into MVILDRFTLNLPLATSHNITKWKVNDLFVLIVLVILNVFVYRIEPFQRQFLINDITLNHPFKDPQQVSDLDLFVYSLIIPIGIICFIVLLLANTQHRWYLLYISLLGQGMAFIATCLFSNFIKNYIGRCRPDFIVRCQPSMDALPNVYYRADDICLNPDRSVVLEGYRTTPSGHSCESFAGLTFLSYWIAGQLIIWNNQLGIWRKIISWLPLLGASLIALTRTQDYRHHFVDVIIGAIMGWFIAKHVYRLYFPSINSINCFKPLLDDSQVLTPQEALSHDMAQADEFQLERR
- the NSE3 gene encoding Smc5-Smc6 complex subunit NSE3 (similar to Saccharomyces cerevisiae NSE3 (YDR288W); ancestral locus Anc_5.293) produces the protein MSDDSSNSRSNSFLVGLPGDKSMVVAGQAVRFILSSIESQNTIISRAKLVSILGDARKEQNCSRIPFSKSFEEINFILQDTYGMRLYGLPNKKSNNSTSTQNNKNNNDQKKNINLVENTINESNSIEHSKCNQFIVLDELSETSKTPKFQELLMTQTQDMYEESIINGEYVTEDMGIENDGTFETSLSNDKDVVFKGVLTIILSIVFYSKNTLLHNELLPLLERFGIPVDGTQIPILDCNIDDLLKTLERREYLAKTVENSSTEGELITYSIGRRTRAEFPADALIRLTQQVLDIEDTEASQLRDEISNSIGDAYL